A region of Dethiosulfovibrio russensis DNA encodes the following proteins:
- a CDS encoding TldD/PmbA family protein, giving the protein MDSLRDYWSSLCSRSEIVLGDLYLQSSSGHHMTLDDGRLEDIGSSSSSGVGVRLLRGEETIYTSRNGTDGNALRTAMEEISILRGDKSGRVPEGDSILVTPVLPPISMGDELIRLNRKIRSLSSKVAQVSLAFSSSEKNVLIIREDGSVCRDKRRYSMYSVNIVAEKDGDLQTGSRVVAQMTDIDGLLRKYDFDEIASDALRTAETMLEATLCPAGAMDVVFAGEAGGTMIHEACGHGMEADIVEKDFSVYRDRIGEVIASPSVTIVDDGSIPGLYGSFEVDDEGTPSRRNLLVDKGVLKAYMTDRETSERTGFPLTGNGRRSSYRVPPQTRMSNTFVEPGETTMNELLGSVDNGLLVRQMGGGEVNPTSGDFVFHVTEGYLVKGGKVTVPVRGAILTGNGPDVLRRVVGVGTDLRFLPGMCGKGGQSVPVTDGQPALLVENITVGGSSTD; this is encoded by the coding sequence ATGGATTCACTGAGGGATTATTGGTCCTCCCTATGCTCCCGATCTGAAATAGTTCTAGGGGATCTTTACCTACAGAGCTCTTCAGGGCATCATATGACTTTGGACGATGGACGGCTGGAGGACATAGGCTCCTCCAGCTCCTCCGGCGTAGGTGTGAGGCTTCTAAGAGGAGAGGAGACGATTTACACCAGCAGGAACGGCACCGATGGAAACGCCCTAAGGACGGCCATGGAAGAGATATCCATCCTCAGGGGGGACAAGTCAGGGAGGGTCCCAGAAGGTGACTCTATACTGGTAACCCCCGTGTTGCCTCCTATCTCGATGGGGGACGAGCTTATCAGGCTTAATAGGAAAATTCGGTCTCTGTCGTCCAAGGTGGCTCAGGTAAGTCTGGCTTTTTCGTCTTCGGAGAAAAACGTTCTCATAATTAGAGAGGACGGTTCCGTCTGTAGAGATAAAAGACGTTATTCCATGTACAGCGTCAACATAGTGGCCGAGAAGGACGGAGATCTTCAGACCGGATCGAGGGTAGTAGCCCAGATGACCGATATCGACGGCCTTTTAAGGAAATACGATTTTGACGAGATCGCCTCGGATGCCTTGCGGACAGCCGAAACCATGCTGGAGGCCACTCTGTGTCCTGCCGGGGCCATGGATGTCGTCTTCGCAGGAGAGGCCGGGGGTACCATGATCCACGAAGCCTGCGGACACGGCATGGAAGCCGATATAGTCGAAAAGGATTTCTCCGTTTACAGAGACAGAATCGGAGAGGTTATAGCGTCTCCTTCAGTTACTATCGTCGACGATGGCTCTATACCCGGTCTATATGGAAGTTTCGAGGTCGACGATGAGGGGACTCCTTCGAGAAGAAACTTACTGGTCGATAAAGGGGTGCTCAAGGCCTATATGACCGATAGGGAGACTTCAGAGAGAACAGGCTTCCCCTTGACGGGAAACGGCAGGAGATCGTCCTACAGAGTGCCCCCTCAGACCAGGATGAGCAATACCTTCGTCGAACCGGGAGAGACCACTATGAATGAACTACTGGGATCGGTGGACAACGGCTTGCTGGTCAGACAGATGGGCGGAGGAGAGGTAAACCCTACTTCCGGTGACTTCGTCTTCCACGTTACGGAGGGGTATCTGGTCAAAGGTGGCAAGGTGACCGTTCCGGTAAGAGGTGCCATATTGACCGGCAACGGTCCTGATGTTCTTCGACGTGTAGTCGGAGTCGGAACGGATCTTCGATTCCTTCCCGGTATGTGCGGGAAGGGTGGTCAGAGTGTCCCCGTAACGGACGGACAACCGGCCCTTTTAGTTGAAAATATAACCGTGGGAGGGAGTTCGACAGATTAA
- a CDS encoding FtsK/SpoIIIE family DNA translocase: MIIRRKKRRSGRKDEKTGGILALRLFFMLSFFLVVYLVGALVCPWTGLWGRSLGDFILGLSGGATVIPLFFLAYSLFALGTGRKITSPLRQIGGTGLLFICGAILTGIMSMTGPQPRVLTPGIMGTMLAGLSVEWIGALGTLIVGISLTALSAYLYGISAIRPEAVLGWIQGMVLRFRARLPRRPLADEYDSSEDVSLDWEDEPVPEISIRTVSPENSDELLDGDLYEDQEEESFPVEDYREEVLSDDNEEESCFSDEENDEEKRSFSDASTVSREENHELDDDEIDEEDLPEEETDPTGPFPPPMDLFGPGETGDPRNDPMILRQKGLDIVSALSSFGVDAELARTVEGPTVIQYQIQLAPGVKVSKVAGLSKDIAVALAVPSLRVEAPIPGTSYVGIEVPNKKRRPVTLRSVMESEEFSDSDVILPLPLGFRVDGSPLVVGLEELPHLLVAGTTGSGKSVFVTSCITAMCATRTPAELRFILVDPKRVEMAIYEKLPHVLAKPIVDPQKAIHALGWAVREMERRYEVFARTRVRQLSGYNQKVLPKDRLPHIVIVVDELADLMFTASKEVEDFICRLAQMARATGIHLILATQRPSVNVITGLIKANVPARVAFTLPSQTDSRTIIDVTGAQQLLGKGDMLFSSTKFPRPIRIQSPFIDEDTTLQVIDSLRRSFGDPEYVELEDQQNGKGGRNVDFSYDDRLEEAIRFVLGSGIASASRLQRQMRVGFTRAARMIDTMEQMGIIGPQDGSKPREIYVDEERAEEILEEYL; the protein is encoded by the coding sequence GTGATTATAAGAAGGAAGAAAAGAAGATCGGGGAGAAAAGACGAGAAAACCGGAGGAATCTTGGCCCTCCGTCTGTTTTTCATGCTTTCCTTTTTCCTCGTCGTCTACTTGGTCGGGGCCCTCGTCTGTCCTTGGACCGGACTTTGGGGACGGTCTTTAGGAGACTTCATTCTAGGTCTTTCCGGAGGAGCTACTGTTATTCCCTTGTTCTTTCTGGCCTATTCTCTTTTTGCCCTAGGAACCGGCAGAAAGATAACTTCCCCTCTCAGACAGATCGGAGGGACTGGGCTTCTCTTTATCTGTGGGGCAATCTTGACCGGGATAATGTCCATGACTGGCCCCCAGCCCAGAGTTCTGACCCCGGGTATCATGGGAACCATGCTGGCAGGGTTGTCGGTAGAGTGGATAGGGGCTTTGGGCACGCTGATAGTAGGCATTTCCTTGACGGCGTTATCGGCCTATCTCTACGGTATCTCTGCAATTAGGCCCGAGGCCGTCCTCGGCTGGATTCAGGGCATGGTACTTCGGTTCAGGGCCAGGTTGCCAAGGAGGCCGCTTGCCGATGAATACGACTCCTCCGAGGACGTCTCATTGGACTGGGAAGACGAGCCGGTTCCAGAGATATCCATAAGGACGGTGTCCCCCGAGAATTCGGACGAACTTCTCGATGGCGACCTATATGAGGACCAGGAGGAAGAGAGTTTTCCCGTAGAGGATTATCGGGAGGAGGTTCTCTCCGACGATAACGAGGAGGAATCTTGCTTCTCTGACGAGGAAAATGACGAGGAAAAACGGTCCTTTTCCGACGCATCTACCGTCTCCCGCGAGGAGAACCACGAGTTGGACGATGACGAAATCGACGAGGAAGATCTCCCGGAGGAGGAGACTGATCCTACCGGTCCATTTCCTCCGCCGATGGATCTTTTCGGCCCAGGAGAGACCGGAGATCCTAGAAACGATCCGATGATACTCCGCCAAAAAGGTTTGGACATCGTGAGCGCTCTTTCCAGTTTCGGAGTGGACGCCGAGCTGGCCCGTACCGTCGAGGGACCTACTGTCATACAGTATCAGATCCAATTGGCTCCGGGGGTTAAAGTCAGCAAGGTCGCGGGGTTGAGCAAGGATATTGCCGTGGCCTTGGCTGTCCCGTCTTTGAGGGTGGAGGCCCCCATCCCCGGGACATCCTACGTAGGCATCGAGGTCCCCAACAAGAAAAGGCGCCCTGTGACGCTCCGTTCCGTGATGGAATCCGAAGAATTTTCGGATTCCGACGTGATCCTCCCTCTTCCACTGGGATTTCGCGTAGACGGATCCCCCTTGGTTGTGGGATTAGAGGAACTTCCTCATCTCCTGGTAGCTGGGACGACCGGTTCGGGTAAAAGCGTCTTCGTTACAAGCTGTATAACCGCCATGTGCGCAACCAGAACACCTGCGGAGCTGCGTTTTATACTGGTCGATCCCAAGCGAGTCGAGATGGCTATATACGAAAAACTTCCTCATGTCTTGGCAAAACCGATCGTAGATCCCCAAAAGGCGATACACGCTTTAGGTTGGGCTGTCCGTGAGATGGAGAGACGATACGAGGTCTTTGCCAGGACAAGGGTGCGTCAGCTGTCGGGATACAATCAAAAAGTACTCCCGAAAGACAGGCTGCCCCATATAGTGATAGTGGTGGACGAGTTGGCCGATCTGATGTTCACCGCATCCAAAGAGGTGGAGGATTTTATCTGTCGTCTGGCTCAGATGGCTCGAGCTACCGGTATCCATCTGATATTGGCCACTCAGAGACCATCCGTCAACGTCATCACGGGGTTGATAAAAGCCAACGTCCCCGCCAGAGTGGCTTTCACCCTTCCGTCACAGACCGATTCCAGGACGATAATCGACGTAACGGGAGCACAGCAACTTTTAGGTAAAGGCGATATGCTTTTTTCCAGCACTAAATTCCCAAGACCCATAAGGATCCAGTCTCCTTTTATAGACGAGGATACCACCTTACAGGTCATAGACTCTCTTCGACGTTCTTTTGGGGATCCCGAATACGTCGAGCTCGAGGACCAACAAAACGGCAAAGGAGGACGTAACGTTGATTTCTCCTACGACGATAGACTGGAAGAGGCTATCAGGTTCGTCCTCGGCAGTGGCATCGCCTCGGCCAGCAGATTGCAAAGACAGATGCGGGTAGGATTTACCAGGGCCGCCAGGATGATAGATACTATGGAGCAGATGGGGATCATAGGTCCTCAAGATGGATCTAAACCCAGGGAGATCTACGTCGACGAAGAAAGGGCGGAGGAAATACTTGAGGAATATCTCTGA
- the dxs gene encoding 1-deoxy-D-xylulose-5-phosphate synthase — MSILENMEGPDELERLNYADVDVLCQDVRDMITDVVFENGGHLASSLGAVELTVSILRNFDPYSDRIVFDVGHQTYPYKILTDRRDRFHSVRSLGGISGFPKRSESPCDHFDVGHSSTSLSAALGYAKARDLLKKDHEVVAIIGDGSIINGMAFEALNHLKEADTKVIFVLNDNDMAISPRIGGAANHFAHLSANPYYRKLKKAIKECCKGIPKGETIEHILGKAKDQIKSLVKPENLFDSLDIDYWGPFDGHSVEEMDLIFSLARKFDKSVLIHLITQKGRGLEMAEREPSVYHGVPSALSRLKKASKSWSQAVADEIGDLAERDLSVVALTPAMKEGSKLNGFAESFPDRFFDVGIAEEHMVTMAAGMAAGGLKPVAFIYSTFLQRAMDQMALDVCLQNLPVLFAIDRAGMVGEDGETHQGLFDIGWCRMIPNLVVQAPRDLVDLKAMIAEAMNRDGPTAIRYPRGAVVTSLCREGSRSVQGLRAEILYPSLGDVTYMGIGKTVNFLAQARDEAIRRLCPSPGLVDLRTIAPLDYETLDPILLRGGTLVTAEDGYLDGGIGEAIAARAAELNADVSIHRMGVKKAFLPHGTVEDQWEICGMTLEKAVSFCGEKTERKTG; from the coding sequence ATGTCTATACTCGAAAACATGGAAGGACCGGATGAACTGGAGAGGTTAAACTACGCGGATGTAGACGTCCTCTGTCAGGACGTCAGGGATATGATAACCGACGTGGTATTCGAAAACGGTGGACATCTTGCCTCGTCTCTCGGAGCGGTTGAGCTAACGGTATCGATATTGAGGAACTTCGATCCTTATAGCGATCGAATCGTATTCGACGTGGGACATCAGACCTACCCCTACAAGATACTGACCGACAGAAGAGATCGTTTCCACTCGGTGAGAAGCCTGGGGGGAATCAGCGGCTTCCCCAAAAGATCCGAGAGTCCCTGCGATCATTTCGACGTCGGACACAGCAGCACGTCCCTGTCCGCTGCTTTAGGCTACGCAAAGGCCAGAGATCTCCTGAAAAAAGATCACGAAGTCGTGGCGATAATAGGTGACGGCTCCATAATAAACGGGATGGCCTTCGAGGCTTTGAACCACCTCAAGGAAGCGGATACGAAGGTAATATTCGTCCTGAACGACAACGACATGGCAATAAGCCCGAGAATCGGCGGTGCAGCGAATCATTTCGCTCACCTCAGCGCCAACCCCTATTACCGCAAGCTCAAAAAGGCCATCAAGGAATGTTGCAAAGGCATCCCTAAAGGGGAGACCATCGAGCACATATTGGGGAAGGCTAAGGATCAGATAAAGAGTCTGGTGAAGCCGGAAAACCTCTTCGACTCCCTCGATATAGATTACTGGGGCCCCTTCGACGGGCATTCGGTGGAGGAGATGGACTTGATATTCTCCCTCGCAAGGAAGTTCGATAAATCTGTCCTGATCCATCTTATAACCCAAAAGGGAAGAGGTCTCGAGATGGCGGAGAGAGAACCGAGCGTTTACCACGGAGTCCCTTCCGCTTTATCCCGGTTGAAAAAGGCCTCGAAAAGCTGGAGCCAGGCCGTAGCGGACGAAATAGGAGATCTGGCGGAAAGGGATCTCAGTGTCGTGGCCCTCACGCCTGCTATGAAAGAAGGATCTAAGCTCAACGGTTTTGCGGAAAGCTTTCCCGATCGTTTTTTCGACGTGGGAATAGCCGAAGAACACATGGTTACCATGGCCGCCGGGATGGCGGCAGGGGGGCTTAAACCGGTCGCTTTCATATATTCCACCTTTCTTCAAAGGGCGATGGATCAGATGGCCCTGGACGTCTGCCTCCAAAATCTACCTGTATTATTCGCTATAGACCGAGCCGGCATGGTCGGAGAGGACGGAGAGACCCATCAGGGACTCTTCGATATCGGATGGTGTCGAATGATTCCGAACCTGGTCGTTCAGGCTCCCAGAGATCTGGTGGATCTTAAAGCAATGATCGCCGAGGCGATGAATAGAGATGGGCCTACCGCTATAAGGTACCCCAGAGGAGCGGTGGTTACCTCTCTTTGTCGAGAGGGATCGAGATCGGTGCAGGGGCTTAGGGCGGAAATACTCTATCCCTCGCTGGGAGATGTTACCTATATGGGCATAGGGAAGACAGTGAACTTCTTAGCCCAAGCCAGAGACGAGGCCATTAGGAGGCTTTGTCCTTCTCCCGGCCTAGTTGATCTGAGGACCATCGCCCCTCTGGACTATGAGACCCTGGACCCCATACTTCTGAGAGGCGGCACCTTAGTAACCGCCGAGGACGGCTATCTGGACGGAGGCATAGGAGAGGCTATAGCGGCCAGAGCCGCAGAGCTCAACGCCGACGTATCCATTCATCGTATGGGAGTAAAAAAAGCCTTCCTTCCTCATGGAACGGTTGAGGATCAATGGGAGATATGCGGCATGACCCTGGAGAAAGCGGTGTCTTTTTGCGGTGAAAAAACGGAAAGAAAGACTGGATAA
- the xseB gene encoding exodeoxyribonuclease VII small subunit, which translates to MRFSEKMTLLEEIVHKLETEKLPLEDSLELFERGVSLVSEAKGFLSEAEQRISMVTDKGQEPVVLEGVTEDGGR; encoded by the coding sequence ATGAGATTTTCCGAAAAGATGACCCTTTTAGAGGAAATCGTACATAAATTGGAGACGGAAAAACTTCCTTTGGAGGATTCTCTGGAGCTTTTCGAACGAGGGGTATCCTTGGTCTCCGAGGCCAAGGGGTTTCTTTCCGAAGCTGAACAGCGCATATCCATGGTTACCGATAAAGGACAGGAACCAGTCGTATTGGAAGGGGTAACGGAAGATGGCGGACGCTGA
- a CDS encoding NAD(+)/NADH kinase yields MTLNKVLGLIVNTQKPKAIETALKLLRWAPENGITFRLPPMEASVLGMPVNDRGWKDGISVAIVIGGDGTFLRAARYVLDDHIALYGVNLGRLGFLAAGDRENVEDDVLKIVAGDYQIQRRQLMLGELYRSNHREHVLYALNDLVLTKGALARVMEVDIKVCGKPTSVLRADGIIASTPTGSTAYALSAGGPIVPPHVPCMIMAPICAHTLYARPMVLGPEDVLTLSPKGESRDITLTQDGQLGYEILPGDRIDISLAKNKAVDTLWLPGRDYYDLLSKKLMWGQTFYVSDDEE; encoded by the coding sequence ATGACTCTGAATAAGGTCTTGGGACTTATCGTCAACACCCAGAAGCCGAAGGCTATAGAGACGGCTCTTAAGCTTTTGCGTTGGGCACCGGAAAACGGGATAACGTTCAGACTTCCGCCTATGGAGGCCTCCGTTTTGGGGATGCCGGTGAACGACAGAGGCTGGAAGGACGGCATATCCGTGGCGATCGTCATAGGCGGAGACGGCACGTTTCTCAGGGCCGCTCGTTATGTCTTGGACGATCATATAGCTCTTTATGGAGTAAACCTGGGACGTCTCGGTTTTCTAGCCGCCGGCGACAGGGAAAACGTGGAAGACGATGTCCTCAAAATAGTCGCGGGAGACTATCAGATCCAAAGAAGACAGCTCATGCTAGGCGAACTTTACCGATCGAACCACAGGGAACACGTCCTATATGCTCTCAACGATCTGGTTCTGACCAAGGGAGCTCTCGCAAGGGTCATGGAGGTCGATATCAAGGTCTGCGGCAAGCCGACCAGCGTACTCAGGGCGGACGGCATAATAGCCTCGACTCCGACCGGGTCGACGGCATACGCTCTATCGGCGGGAGGACCGATAGTACCTCCTCACGTACCCTGCATGATCATGGCCCCCATCTGTGCCCATACTCTCTATGCCAGGCCCATGGTTCTCGGACCGGAGGACGTCCTTACCCTCTCTCCCAAGGGGGAGAGCCGAGATATAACCCTCACCCAAGACGGCCAACTCGGATACGAGATACTTCCGGGAGATAGGATCGATATAAGTCTGGCAAAAAACAAAGCGGTGGACACCCTTTGGCTGCCGGGAAGGGACTACTACGATCTTTTAAGTAAAAAACTCATGTGGGGACAGACCTTCTACGTCTCCGACGACGAGGAGTGA
- the rpmB gene encoding 50S ribosomal protein L28, whose protein sequence is MSKVCDCCGKGPVTGNSVSHSHRKTRRRWLPNLHSVRVDLGAGETRKLRICSRCLRSGKVKRAL, encoded by the coding sequence ATGTCTAAGGTGTGCGACTGTTGCGGAAAGGGGCCGGTAACGGGCAACTCCGTAAGTCACTCCCACAGGAAGACCCGCAGGCGCTGGCTTCCCAACCTTCATTCCGTTAGGGTTGATCTCGGTGCCGGCGAAACGAGAAAGCTTCGTATATGCTCTCGCTGTCTTCGTTCCGGTAAGGTTAAGCGGGCCCTCTAG
- a CDS encoding TlyA family RNA methyltransferase: protein MKKRKERLDKRMVELGLSETRSRAQAVIMSGEVLLNGEVADKAGTPVGLDDLVELKAKGRTEWASRGAYKLLGGLDSFPVSPEGRVCLDVGASTGGFTDVLLSRGAEKVYAVDVGYGQLHWRLRTDPRVVIMERTNARYIVPEDFSPLPSLAVMDASFISIRLLLPALERILPDGGEILTLVKPQFEAGRDRIGKGGVVKSSKLHLDILRELNDFISSDTNLGLRGCVPSPIKGPKGNVEFLFYLVKGDSSLSIDLAAEVEKAHEGEMDG, encoded by the coding sequence GTGAAAAAACGGAAAGAAAGACTGGATAAAAGAATGGTCGAGCTGGGGCTCTCCGAGACGAGAAGTCGAGCTCAGGCAGTTATCATGAGCGGCGAGGTTCTGTTGAACGGCGAGGTCGCGGATAAGGCCGGTACTCCTGTCGGCCTGGATGATCTGGTCGAACTTAAAGCCAAAGGGCGTACGGAATGGGCCAGTCGTGGAGCTTACAAACTTCTTGGAGGATTGGATTCCTTTCCCGTGTCGCCGGAGGGCAGGGTCTGTCTGGATGTGGGGGCCTCCACCGGAGGCTTTACCGATGTCCTACTGTCCAGAGGGGCGGAAAAGGTCTATGCCGTGGACGTGGGGTACGGGCAGCTTCATTGGAGATTGAGGACCGATCCCAGGGTCGTCATTATGGAGAGGACGAATGCCAGGTATATCGTCCCGGAGGATTTCTCGCCTCTGCCGTCACTTGCCGTCATGGACGCCTCTTTTATCTCGATAAGGCTCTTGCTCCCTGCTCTTGAGAGGATTCTTCCCGACGGCGGAGAGATATTAACCTTGGTCAAGCCTCAATTCGAGGCGGGGCGAGATAGGATCGGGAAGGGTGGAGTGGTGAAATCGTCCAAGCTACATTTGGATATCCTGAGAGAGCTGAACGATTTTATCTCTTCCGATACGAACCTGGGGCTTCGTGGCTGTGTCCCCTCTCCCATAAAGGGCCCCAAGGGGAACGTAGAATTTCTCTTTTATCTCGTTAAGGGGGACTCGTCGCTCTCCATCGACCTGGCAGCCGAGGTTGAGAAAGCCCACGAGGGGGAAATGGATGGATGA
- a CDS encoding polyprenyl synthetase family protein, with protein MADADILKRELKDKKEIFEKYMEDWVGSRPEGVPPLMWDAMVYSLKVGGKRLRPVLCMAAAELLGGRSDLVLPMAMALEMVHTASLIHDDLPAMDDDVLRRGQPTNHVVYGEALAILAGDALLCQAFELPLTELSSEISRENVVKAIAHFARSIGPGGICGGQVLDMESEGSEKDCSSPTEISTLKTAALIRTSLITGAILSGGSSEDLEALESYGLELGVAFQIADDILDVKGDQEELGKSLGKDEAHGKRTFVSDSGMEDAMRNLKERTERAISSLDRFGESSAFLRELALYLEHRTR; from the coding sequence ATGGCGGACGCTGATATCCTGAAAAGAGAGCTGAAAGATAAAAAAGAGATCTTTGAGAAGTATATGGAAGATTGGGTGGGATCTCGTCCAGAGGGCGTTCCCCCTCTTATGTGGGATGCCATGGTCTACTCTCTCAAGGTTGGAGGCAAGAGGCTTCGTCCCGTGCTCTGCATGGCGGCTGCGGAGCTTTTAGGAGGAAGGTCCGACCTGGTTCTGCCCATGGCCATGGCCTTGGAGATGGTCCACACCGCATCTTTGATACACGACGATCTCCCCGCTATGGACGACGATGTCCTCAGAAGAGGACAGCCTACCAATCACGTCGTCTACGGCGAGGCCTTGGCTATATTGGCAGGAGACGCCCTTCTGTGTCAGGCCTTCGAGCTCCCTCTGACAGAGCTTTCCTCGGAGATCTCCAGGGAGAACGTCGTCAAGGCGATCGCACACTTTGCCAGATCTATAGGTCCCGGCGGTATCTGTGGGGGACAGGTTCTGGATATGGAGTCGGAGGGATCCGAGAAGGACTGTAGTTCTCCTACGGAGATATCGACCTTGAAGACGGCTGCTTTGATCAGGACGTCCCTGATCACAGGGGCCATCCTGTCGGGAGGAAGTTCTGAGGATCTGGAGGCTTTGGAGAGTTACGGTCTGGAACTCGGAGTGGCTTTTCAGATAGCCGACGATATACTGGACGTGAAGGGCGATCAAGAAGAGCTTGGCAAATCTCTGGGGAAAGACGAAGCTCACGGCAAGAGGACGTTCGTAAGCGATTCCGGCATGGAAGACGCTATGAGGAACCTGAAGGAGAGGACCGAACGGGCTATTTCGTCTCTGGATCGGTTTGGAGAGAGTAGCGCTTTTCTCAGGGAACTGGCCCTCTATCTGGAACACCGGACCAGATGA
- a CDS encoding thiamine diphosphokinase, which yields MRNISDDEARKAVELPRVSLSLEGLNEGKRGRVMVAGGRKPISSWLTDLCRGRELWAVDSGADSCMKAGIVPDLCLGDFDSLSRSSFDWLQKNAVPLERHPADKDFTDLQLSIERDRQDPSGYLIITGCWGGRFDHLWSLVMSAFEADIFPHGPIVLADHRELMFFLKGGDSCTISLKDKNEPKALSLLALSDKAEGVSVSGVKWPLSGASLRRENPYAVSNVILPDVEEIPVSLEKGALGIYVTWETEGDFS from the coding sequence TTGAGGAATATCTCTGACGACGAAGCCAGAAAAGCTGTCGAACTGCCCCGTGTAAGCCTGTCTTTAGAGGGTCTTAACGAAGGGAAGAGAGGAAGGGTCATGGTCGCGGGAGGTAGAAAACCGATATCTTCCTGGCTCACAGACCTCTGTCGCGGCCGAGAGCTATGGGCGGTGGATTCCGGTGCCGACTCCTGCATGAAGGCAGGTATCGTCCCCGATCTATGTCTAGGTGATTTCGACAGTTTATCTCGTTCCTCCTTCGATTGGCTGCAAAAAAATGCCGTTCCTTTGGAACGGCATCCCGCTGACAAGGATTTTACGGATCTTCAGTTGTCCATAGAGAGAGACAGGCAAGATCCGTCAGGATATCTGATAATAACCGGATGTTGGGGAGGTCGGTTCGATCATCTTTGGAGTCTGGTGATGTCTGCCTTTGAGGCGGATATATTCCCACATGGTCCGATCGTCTTAGCCGATCACAGAGAGTTGATGTTTTTCTTGAAGGGAGGGGACTCCTGCACGATCTCCCTGAAAGACAAAAATGAGCCTAAGGCCCTATCTCTGCTGGCCCTGTCCGACAAGGCTGAGGGAGTATCGGTCTCCGGGGTGAAGTGGCCTCTCTCGGGGGCTTCCCTGAGGCGAGAGAACCCCTATGCCGTAAGCAACGTGATCTTGCCCGATGTAGAGGAAATACCGGTAAGCCTCGAGAAGGGCGCTCTAGGAATCTACGTTACTTGGGAGACGGAAGGGGATTTTTCCTAA